From Actinopolymorpha cephalotaxi, one genomic window encodes:
- a CDS encoding PLD nuclease N-terminal domain-containing protein, with protein sequence MLPVLIALVLLVYCLVDLAQSRSDRVRAMPRWAWALVVTFLPYAGPVGWLTLGRPAEGGSSSRPAVRSGRPPAPDDDPEFLARLARMRQKSEDDRLRQWQADLERRERDLGGDEGETSGPAGSSRT encoded by the coding sequence GTGCTACCAGTCCTCATCGCCCTGGTCCTGCTCGTCTACTGCCTGGTCGACCTCGCGCAGAGCCGATCCGACCGGGTCCGCGCCATGCCCCGCTGGGCGTGGGCGCTGGTCGTCACGTTCCTTCCGTACGCCGGACCGGTCGGCTGGCTGACACTCGGCCGACCCGCCGAGGGCGGCTCGTCCAGCCGGCCCGCGGTCCGGTCCGGCCGGCCACCGGCGCCCGACGACGACCCGGAGTTCCTCGCCCGGCTCGCCCGGATGCGGCAGAAGTCCGAGGACGACCGGCTGCGACAGTGGCAGGCCGACCTCGAACGCCGCGAACGCGACCTCGGCGGTGACGAGGGAGAGACCTCCGGCCCCGCCGGCAGCAGCCGCACCTGA